One stretch of Chitinophaga pendula DNA includes these proteins:
- a CDS encoding AfsR/SARP family transcriptional regulator produces the protein MRKTTLLLYLLVHLLKPIAHAQSYGLRFLSHEVVQENRTSLQLTPAAPLCFDKQAELTFSLKLRPGMEIYFGYVFRLIIGNKENIDLIYNQRLRQFDFIVGEQVAGSYKIDTPRLYHLWNTFRVQFDAAAGKVALYANGRPAAAHKWQPAGKTCCQLYFGTNNLEEFRTGDIPPMNIRDIQVNINGHPRYHWPLDATSGTQVVDILQRKVATVSNPVWLKDKHQNWELAAAWQVQGSPGIAFDRQSATVYITTADSIYDYALQRQKRSAVALAIPRGRVPAGNQSIFIPALRRLCNFYIDEKIVTAYDSTRRQWDSTYKSMELTEYWQANKFFNPADTSLYIVGGYGQLRYKNKVQRYHFPSGHWDSIPVHGDTLMPKYLSGLGVNDTGDTAYILGGYGSATGEQVINPRYNYDLTAFSTKNHRFKNIYHLPRPDRQFCFANSLVIDSQSGLYYALTYPNDVFNSSLQLIRGSLHTPTWEPLGGAIPYAFYDIASFADLWYSPLTQQLVAVTLYTDKTNTTSIKIYTIQFPPDKWQATNTSTAFLQRSRYLLLALLAGAILVVILTGTTGRRRKLPPPAATSAPEPTPEITQPPPAPVAPASATTTTPAPPEPVATAPARSRIFLFGPFEVINSREEDLTRLFSPLLKEMFLLITVFTLRSGKGVSSNKLYATLWEDKSSKDAQNNRSVNMVKLKGILDKLGHCAIQKESDRWLIQWEEQEIEIDLARFFFLLVNSDHTSKNWIREILSLVNRGELLLHTDYDWLDDIRSEISGKVLNTLLDAATHTSTDAELQLGIAHAIFLFDPVNEEALHLRCKNLSALGRHSQAKTAYEKFRREYAEIYGEDYHESFQDVISE, from the coding sequence ATGCGAAAAACGACCCTTTTATTATATCTGCTGGTGCATCTGCTGAAACCGATCGCTCACGCTCAGTCCTATGGATTAAGGTTTTTAAGTCATGAGGTCGTTCAGGAAAACAGAACCTCCTTACAACTCACCCCCGCAGCACCTCTCTGCTTCGATAAACAGGCAGAGCTCACTTTCAGCCTCAAACTAAGACCAGGCATGGAGATATATTTCGGATATGTCTTCCGCCTCATCATCGGCAACAAAGAAAATATTGACCTCATCTATAACCAACGCCTCCGCCAGTTCGATTTTATCGTCGGCGAACAGGTAGCGGGCAGCTATAAGATCGATACCCCCCGGCTGTATCACCTGTGGAATACCTTCCGGGTACAATTCGATGCCGCCGCAGGAAAGGTCGCCCTCTACGCCAATGGCCGCCCCGCCGCCGCCCACAAATGGCAACCCGCTGGCAAAACATGCTGCCAGCTCTACTTCGGTACCAACAACCTCGAAGAGTTCCGGACCGGCGATATACCACCCATGAACATCCGCGATATCCAGGTCAACATCAATGGCCATCCCCGCTACCATTGGCCCCTCGATGCTACCTCCGGCACTCAGGTGGTGGATATCCTGCAAAGAAAAGTCGCCACCGTCAGCAACCCCGTATGGCTGAAAGACAAACACCAGAACTGGGAGCTGGCAGCCGCCTGGCAAGTACAGGGCAGTCCCGGTATCGCCTTCGACCGCCAATCCGCTACCGTATACATCACCACCGCCGACTCCATATACGACTACGCCCTCCAGCGGCAAAAACGTTCCGCCGTCGCATTAGCCATCCCCAGAGGTAGAGTGCCCGCCGGCAACCAGTCCATATTCATCCCCGCACTACGCCGCCTCTGTAATTTCTATATCGATGAAAAGATCGTTACCGCCTACGACAGCACCCGCCGCCAATGGGATAGCACCTACAAAAGCATGGAACTTACAGAATACTGGCAGGCCAACAAGTTCTTCAACCCCGCCGATACCTCCCTGTATATCGTAGGCGGCTACGGCCAGCTACGATACAAGAACAAAGTACAGCGCTACCACTTCCCCTCCGGCCATTGGGACAGCATCCCCGTACATGGTGATACCCTCATGCCCAAATACCTCTCCGGCCTCGGCGTCAACGACACGGGCGATACCGCCTATATCCTCGGGGGCTACGGCAGCGCCACCGGCGAACAGGTCATCAACCCCCGATACAACTATGACCTCACCGCCTTCAGCACTAAAAACCATCGCTTCAAAAATATATATCACCTGCCCCGGCCCGACCGGCAGTTCTGTTTCGCCAACAGCCTCGTCATCGACAGCCAGTCCGGCCTATACTACGCACTCACTTATCCTAACGACGTTTTCAACTCCTCCCTACAGCTCATCCGGGGCTCCCTGCATACCCCCACCTGGGAACCCCTGGGCGGCGCCATCCCATACGCATTCTATGATATCGCCTCTTTCGCCGACCTCTGGTACAGCCCCCTGACACAACAGCTGGTCGCCGTCACCTTGTATACCGATAAAACCAACACCACCAGCATTAAGATTTATACCATCCAGTTCCCACCAGACAAGTGGCAGGCGACCAACACAAGTACCGCCTTCCTGCAAAGAAGCAGATACCTGCTCCTCGCCCTGCTGGCAGGTGCAATCCTGGTAGTCATACTCACAGGGACCACCGGCCGCAGACGCAAGTTGCCCCCGCCGGCAGCAACATCCGCTCCCGAACCTACCCCCGAAATAACTCAGCCACCGCCAGCGCCAGTAGCACCTGCATCAGCCACCACTACTACGCCTGCACCGCCCGAACCGGTCGCCACCGCTCCAGCCAGGTCACGCATATTCCTGTTCGGCCCCTTCGAAGTGATCAACAGCCGCGAAGAAGACCTCACCCGCCTGTTCTCCCCTCTCCTGAAGGAAATGTTCCTGCTCATTACCGTATTTACCCTTCGCTCCGGCAAAGGGGTATCCTCCAATAAATTATACGCCACCCTCTGGGAAGACAAATCCAGCAAAGACGCACAGAACAACCGCTCTGTCAACATGGTCAAACTGAAAGGCATCCTCGATAAGCTGGGACATTGCGCCATCCAGAAAGAATCCGATAGATGGCTCATCCAATGGGAAGAACAGGAAATAGAGATCGACCTCGCCCGCTTCTTCTTCCTCCTGGTCAATAGCGACCACACCAGCAAAAACTGGATCAGAGAAATACTCTCCCTCGTCAACAGAGGAGAGCTACTACTCCATACCGACTACGATTGGCTGGATGATATCCGCTCCGAAATATCTGGTAAAGTACTCAACACCTTGCTCGACGCCGCCACCCACACCTCCACCGACGCCGAACTGCAACTCGGGATCGCTCATGCCATCTTCCTCTTTGACCCGGTCAACGAAGAAGCCTTACACCTCCGCTGTAAAAACCTAAGCGCACTCGGCCGCCACTCCCAGGCCAAAACAGCCTACGAAAAGTTCCGCCGCGAATACGCAGAGATCTACGGAGAAGATTATCACGAATCCTTCCAGGATGTCATCAGCGAATAA
- a CDS encoding RNA recognition motif domain-containing protein: protein MNIFVGNVSDRTTEVEIWSLFDPFGVVYSINLAVDKYSGRPKGFAFVEMPDDSNAAQAIQELNNSVVDGKTIVVYEARPRPERPENDRFSRSGPRPGGRGFRPRY from the coding sequence TTGAACATTTTTGTAGGCAATGTAAGTGACAGAACAACTGAAGTTGAGATTTGGTCACTGTTTGATCCATTCGGAGTGGTGTATAGTATTAACCTGGCTGTAGACAAGTACAGCGGTCGCCCCAAAGGTTTTGCATTCGTTGAGATGCCGGATGATTCCAATGCAGCGCAGGCAATTCAGGAACTGAATAACTCAGTTGTTGACGGCAAGACCATCGTAGTGTACGAGGCTCGTCCGAGACCTGAAAGACCGGAGAATGACCGTTTCTCCAGATCCGGACCAAGGCCGGGCGGTAGAGGCTTCAGACCGAGATACTAA
- a CDS encoding glycoside hydrolase family 95 protein: MQIVSSRLRRLLVACVIAVPVMTQAQQRQPLRIWYQQPANAAAVDSLKGWKNEPEWVYALPIGNGSLGGMVFGDVNRERIQLNEKSLWSGSPDDNDNPNAYAHLQEIRNLLFAGKYKEAVALTEKTQVCKGAGSGEGNGANVPFGCFQTMGDLRLNFHKDQPWSDYYRGLDIEKGLVTVKYSQQGVSYQREIFASYPDKAMVIRLTASAKGALSFSVKADRPERFTTKATNGRLEMSGAMSNGKGGNGMQYKTIVTPVVKGGKVSAQGDSLLITKADEVVLILTAATNYRLHYPDYVNDNYAAQLEAQTKKTAAQPYQALLNRHVADVAGLMNRVTFRLDNTPPDNLPTDKRLEQFTANGNDPLLYQLYFQYGRYLLLSSSRKGSLPANLQGIWANQIQTAWNGDYHTDINVQMNYWPVEVANLADCQEPLTDLIASLVTPGKRTAGIHYKAKGWCVHPITNVWGYTAPGEHPSWGLHLGAGAWLCQHLWEHYAFTGDKKYLEKVMPVLLDACRFYLDWLVKDPATGKLVSGPASSPENTFITADGTHAQISMGPSHDQEVIHDLFNNTLKAAQSLQSNDPLVTRISAARDQLLLPGIGPDGRLMEWAQPFGEAEPTHRHFSHLFALYPGDQITMSGTPALATAARKSLEKRGDSGTGWSLAWKVACWARLYEGDRALKLLDRLLRLVPVREVDMSTGGGTYPNLFCAHPPFQIDGNLGAVAAISELLLQSQDGKISLLPALPSSWANGEIKGLRARGGFIIDIRWKEGKVTNATVHATQNGACQLRTGNIQRTLTAKAGMAYHLDSQLHDAKK; encoded by the coding sequence ATGCAGATCGTATCCTCGCGTCTCAGGCGCCTATTAGTAGCATGTGTGATCGCTGTCCCGGTAATGACCCAGGCACAGCAACGTCAGCCTTTAAGGATCTGGTATCAACAACCGGCTAATGCCGCCGCTGTCGACAGTCTCAAAGGCTGGAAGAATGAACCGGAATGGGTATATGCCCTCCCCATCGGCAATGGCAGCCTCGGTGGTATGGTCTTCGGCGACGTCAACCGCGAACGCATTCAGCTGAATGAAAAGAGCCTCTGGTCCGGCAGCCCCGACGATAATGATAATCCCAATGCCTATGCCCACCTGCAGGAGATCAGGAACCTGCTCTTCGCAGGCAAATATAAAGAGGCCGTTGCCCTCACCGAAAAAACACAGGTGTGTAAAGGTGCTGGCTCCGGAGAAGGTAATGGTGCCAATGTACCTTTCGGTTGCTTTCAGACCATGGGCGACCTGCGACTCAACTTCCATAAAGATCAACCCTGGTCCGACTACTACCGCGGCCTCGATATAGAAAAAGGACTGGTCACCGTTAAATACAGCCAGCAAGGCGTTAGCTACCAGCGAGAGATATTCGCCAGCTATCCCGATAAGGCAATGGTCATCCGCCTCACCGCATCCGCTAAAGGAGCGTTGTCCTTTAGCGTAAAAGCCGACAGACCCGAACGGTTCACCACCAAAGCTACCAACGGCCGCCTGGAAATGTCCGGCGCCATGAGCAATGGTAAAGGGGGCAACGGCATGCAGTATAAGACCATCGTCACCCCCGTAGTGAAGGGAGGAAAGGTCTCCGCACAGGGCGATAGCCTACTCATCACCAAAGCGGATGAAGTGGTGCTCATCCTCACCGCCGCCACCAATTACCGCTTACATTATCCCGACTACGTAAACGATAACTATGCGGCCCAGCTGGAAGCACAGACGAAAAAAACAGCCGCACAGCCCTATCAGGCTTTACTTAACAGACATGTTGCCGATGTCGCCGGTCTCATGAACCGCGTCACCTTCCGCCTCGATAACACACCGCCTGATAACCTGCCCACCGACAAGCGCCTGGAACAATTTACCGCAAATGGCAACGACCCGCTGCTATACCAGCTGTATTTTCAGTACGGCCGCTACCTGCTGCTGTCATCCTCCCGCAAAGGCAGCCTGCCTGCCAACTTGCAGGGCATATGGGCCAATCAGATACAAACCGCCTGGAACGGAGACTATCATACCGACATCAATGTACAGATGAACTACTGGCCGGTAGAAGTGGCCAACCTCGCCGACTGTCAGGAACCACTCACCGATCTCATCGCCTCCCTGGTTACACCGGGCAAACGCACCGCCGGCATACATTATAAAGCCAAGGGCTGGTGCGTACATCCCATCACCAACGTATGGGGATATACGGCGCCGGGCGAACATCCCAGCTGGGGCCTCCACCTCGGCGCCGGCGCCTGGCTATGTCAACATCTCTGGGAACATTACGCATTCACCGGCGATAAAAAATACCTGGAAAAAGTAATGCCCGTCCTCCTCGACGCGTGCCGGTTCTACCTCGACTGGCTCGTAAAAGATCCTGCCACCGGCAAACTGGTATCCGGCCCGGCCAGCTCACCCGAAAACACCTTCATCACCGCCGATGGCACCCACGCACAGATCAGTATGGGCCCTTCCCACGATCAGGAAGTGATCCATGACTTGTTCAACAATACGCTCAAAGCAGCCCAATCCCTGCAAAGCAATGACCCGCTGGTAACACGCATCAGCGCCGCCCGCGACCAGCTACTGCTGCCGGGTATAGGCCCCGATGGCCGCCTCATGGAATGGGCACAACCCTTCGGCGAAGCAGAACCTACCCACCGCCACTTCTCCCACCTCTTCGCACTATATCCGGGCGACCAGATCACCATGTCCGGCACCCCGGCACTGGCCACCGCCGCCCGCAAATCCCTGGAGAAAAGAGGCGACAGCGGCACCGGATGGTCTCTGGCATGGAAAGTAGCCTGCTGGGCCCGCCTCTATGAAGGCGACAGAGCCCTCAAACTACTCGACCGCCTCCTGCGCCTCGTACCAGTAAGAGAAGTAGATATGTCAACAGGGGGTGGTACCTATCCCAACCTCTTCTGCGCACATCCCCCCTTCCAGATCGATGGTAACCTCGGCGCCGTAGCTGCCATATCAGAACTACTGCTGCAAAGCCAGGATGGTAAAATATCCTTACTGCCAGCACTACCTTCATCATGGGCCAACGGCGAAATAAAAGGCCTCCGCGCAAGAGGAGGCTTCATCATCGACATCCGCTGGAAAGAAGGTAAAGTAACCAACGCTACCGTACATGCCACGCAAAATGGCGCCTGCCAGCTCCGCACCGGCAACATACAACGTACACTCACCGCCAAAGCAGGCATGGCCTATCACCTCGATAGCCAACTGCACGATGCAAAAAAATAA
- a CDS encoding ligand-binding sensor domain-containing protein encodes MKSIPVYFLCLMSVVHTSCGQHPTNAPKGPIKTKTTDTTIPRVPKGLTRNIKKASNGDILVASLRAVFRYHGKSFTNLTSNISSPSFWDVLEDRKGHLWLSTRDSGVYYYNGKSFQHFTTRQGLPMNQALAIYEDKAGHIWFGSGGGASRYDGKSFRNFTTKDGLSNNDVNVIIEDQTGKFWFGTRGNACIYDGKTFTILTHEGQPFRNVRSIIKDKKGNIWLGGSDGLWRYDGHTFTKLTQHFIGNIYEDSKGNIWTTSERNPYETGWTLSRYDQKSLYDQKPTVTEITSIKKMLCGILEAPDGSIWFGSIDGVYRYDGKNITNFNRC; translated from the coding sequence ATGAAATCCATACCTGTCTATTTTTTGTGCTTGATGTCTGTCGTTCATACTTCCTGTGGACAACATCCAACAAACGCACCCAAAGGCCCTATAAAGACCAAGACTACAGACACCACTATTCCCCGGGTTCCCAAAGGGCTGACCCGGAATATAAAGAAAGCCAGCAACGGAGACATTTTGGTTGCTTCTCTCAGGGCTGTATTTCGCTACCATGGAAAATCGTTTACCAATTTAACAAGTAATATTAGTTCGCCCAGCTTCTGGGATGTGCTGGAAGATCGAAAGGGCCATCTTTGGTTATCTACCAGAGATTCGGGTGTTTATTATTACAATGGTAAGTCCTTTCAACATTTTACTACCCGGCAGGGGCTTCCTATGAATCAAGCCCTTGCTATTTATGAAGATAAAGCCGGTCATATTTGGTTCGGTTCCGGAGGTGGAGCCAGCCGCTACGATGGAAAGTCCTTCCGAAATTTCACCACGAAAGATGGACTGTCCAATAATGATGTCAATGTTATTATTGAAGACCAGACAGGTAAATTCTGGTTTGGCACGAGGGGTAATGCCTGCATATATGATGGGAAAACATTTACCATTTTAACACATGAAGGTCAACCTTTCAGGAATGTCCGCAGCATCATCAAAGATAAAAAAGGCAATATCTGGCTAGGCGGTAGTGATGGTCTCTGGCGTTATGATGGCCATACATTTACCAAACTTACCCAACATTTTATTGGTAATATCTACGAAGACAGTAAAGGAAACATCTGGACTACCAGTGAACGAAATCCCTATGAGACGGGCTGGACCCTTTCCCGCTATGATCAAAAGTCTTTGTACGATCAAAAGCCCACTGTAACTGAGATAACCTCCATAAAAAAAATGCTCTGTGGTATCCTGGAAGCTCCCGATGGAAGTATTTGGTTTGGCTCCATCGATGGTGTGTATCGTTATGATGGAAAGAACATCACGAACTTTAATCGTTGCTGA
- a CDS encoding OmpH family outer membrane protein: MQLTKRHTYLLILFAVIAAMYSVRATAQDKTGYIDLQLLLRSMPEAKQAYASLQQYEKSLNSQGQLLLDDYTKKLRALNKPVQPLSDSVKLSLMQEIAAAQERMEHYQEEVTEKVSQKEQELTAPLVEKAQQAIQAVANEQGYTTVLNNVREVLLVKPAGDDLLPAVRRKLGIAATAVTPKAAPKPASKAAPTAPKAKGGR; the protein is encoded by the coding sequence GTGCAACTAACCAAAAGACATACCTATCTGCTGATACTTTTTGCTGTGATAGCGGCGATGTACAGCGTGCGCGCAACAGCGCAAGACAAAACGGGTTACATAGACCTGCAACTGTTACTCCGAAGTATGCCGGAGGCCAAACAGGCTTATGCCAGCTTACAGCAATATGAAAAGAGTCTGAATAGTCAGGGGCAGCTTTTGCTGGATGACTATACTAAAAAGCTAAGGGCGTTGAATAAACCGGTGCAGCCACTCAGTGATTCCGTAAAGCTATCTCTTATGCAGGAGATTGCGGCAGCGCAGGAGAGGATGGAGCATTACCAGGAAGAGGTAACGGAGAAGGTGTCGCAAAAAGAGCAGGAGTTAACGGCTCCGCTGGTAGAGAAAGCGCAGCAGGCGATACAGGCTGTTGCCAACGAGCAAGGTTATACGACGGTATTGAATAATGTACGAGAGGTGTTGCTGGTAAAGCCAGCAGGAGATGATCTCCTGCCGGCCGTGAGGCGTAAGTTAGGTATTGCCGCTACTGCTGTCACTCCTAAAGCGGCGCCGAAGCCAGCTTCTAAGGCAGCGCCTACAGCACCAAAAGCAAAAGGAGGGCGATAG
- a CDS encoding chromate resistance protein ChrB domain-containing protein, translating to MRWITRQHPKIDRIACPWLIRRFIDPHAEIIYVPFDEVLSKSIEMDATPFDIPGVEYTHYGDACTFDYFIRKHKLTDPALSAMAPIIRGADTDRHEIAAQASGLWAISAGLAYNHKDDYELLEKGMLVYDALYSWATHLQKEKHTQQPFESLLLEVLQKFLKGKHGRSKKMPAWAQELKDLIQDHIDDNLSLKEISKDLDINPSYLSREFSKHFDNLTFGEYIRKQRIEKAIELMAATSHSLTDIAYLTGFSDQSHFTRIFKLHTGESPSEYRKKNKKK from the coding sequence ATGAGATGGATCACTCGTCAGCATCCTAAAATAGATCGCATTGCCTGTCCATGGCTCATACGAAGATTTATTGACCCGCATGCTGAGATCATCTACGTACCATTTGACGAAGTGCTGTCCAAAAGCATAGAAATGGATGCGACCCCTTTTGATATTCCAGGCGTAGAATATACCCACTACGGTGACGCCTGCACTTTCGACTATTTTATAAGGAAGCACAAGCTCACCGATCCTGCGCTGAGCGCCATGGCGCCGATCATCCGGGGTGCAGATACAGATCGGCATGAGATCGCAGCCCAGGCGTCAGGGCTATGGGCTATATCTGCCGGTCTTGCCTACAACCATAAAGACGATTACGAACTGCTGGAGAAAGGCATGCTGGTCTACGATGCCCTGTATAGCTGGGCCACCCATCTGCAAAAAGAAAAACATACACAACAACCTTTCGAGAGCCTGTTACTGGAGGTATTACAAAAATTTTTGAAAGGCAAACACGGAAGAAGTAAAAAAATGCCCGCCTGGGCGCAGGAACTTAAAGACCTGATCCAGGATCATATCGATGACAACCTGAGTCTGAAGGAAATTTCCAAAGACCTCGATATCAATCCCTCTTATTTATCGAGGGAGTTCTCCAAACACTTTGATAACCTGACCTTCGGCGAATACATCCGAAAGCAACGGATAGAAAAGGCCATTGAGCTGATGGCTGCTACTTCCCATTCACTTACAGATATTGCCTATCTCACAGGATTTTCAGACCAAAGTCATTTTACCCGCATTTTTAAGCTGCACACCGGCGAGAGTCCTTCTGAATACCGGAAAAAGAATAAGAAAAAGTAA
- a CDS encoding DUF1304 domain-containing protein, producing the protein MHLVTKIMIALVAIEHVYILWLEMFGWTTVGRKTFKSLAPELFEPTKALAANQGLYNGFLAAGLCWSLLISDVEWAKNIALFFLACVVIAGIYGGLTASKGIIVKQALPAAIALLLLLVL; encoded by the coding sequence ATGCACTTAGTTACTAAGATCATGATAGCCCTCGTCGCTATCGAACATGTTTACATCCTATGGCTCGAAATGTTCGGCTGGACAACCGTCGGCCGCAAAACCTTCAAATCCCTTGCCCCCGAATTATTCGAACCTACCAAAGCACTCGCTGCCAATCAGGGCCTGTATAACGGCTTCCTCGCAGCAGGACTGTGCTGGTCATTACTGATCAGTGATGTGGAGTGGGCAAAGAATATAGCCTTGTTCTTTCTCGCTTGTGTGGTAATAGCAGGCATTTATGGTGGACTCACCGCCAGCAAAGGTATCATCGTCAAGCAGGCACTACCTGCCGCTATCGCCCTCCTTTTGCTTTTGGTGCTGTAG
- a CDS encoding winged helix-turn-helix domain-containing protein, with protein sequence MRLRLNPLSGKRKYLFGLTLLLSISVICVALSMEGRGDVDMSRREILLRKIGHELLLQSGDSTSRVLPVEKIAENEYQIRFENEFTFQPDSLVNTTRRLLTHDPLAHNYVVNVLNCADSGVVYGYVMSKSGKDDIITCTGRTQPKACYKINIKIETPDLNTAKSGYLLGCLPFLAFAGFLLLKSAHPTIKPVKPQSTSPDNSQHTGMITLGAVLFDARNRKLIINGQPIDLTATETRVLHIFALSPNETIERSRLQKEIWEDEGVIVGRSLDMFISKLRKKLELNPDINIVVVRGKGYKLEITA encoded by the coding sequence ATGAGACTTAGGCTGAATCCACTCTCCGGGAAACGCAAATACCTGTTCGGGTTGACACTACTGCTGTCTATCTCAGTGATCTGCGTAGCTTTAAGCATGGAGGGTAGGGGAGATGTTGATATGTCCAGGAGAGAAATCTTACTCCGTAAGATCGGACATGAACTGCTTTTACAGTCGGGAGACAGTACCTCAAGGGTGCTCCCGGTAGAAAAGATCGCAGAAAACGAATATCAGATCAGATTCGAGAATGAGTTTACTTTTCAACCGGACTCCCTGGTGAATACTACCCGGCGCTTATTGACCCACGACCCCCTGGCACATAATTATGTGGTTAACGTACTAAACTGTGCCGATTCCGGCGTCGTCTATGGATACGTGATGTCAAAAAGTGGAAAGGACGATATTATAACCTGTACAGGAAGAACACAGCCTAAAGCATGTTATAAGATTAACATCAAAATTGAAACGCCGGACCTAAATACTGCAAAAAGCGGGTACCTTCTAGGTTGCCTGCCATTTTTAGCATTTGCTGGTTTTCTCTTGCTGAAATCTGCTCATCCTACTATAAAACCTGTTAAGCCCCAAAGCACCTCTCCCGATAATAGCCAGCATACTGGCATGATTACTTTAGGCGCAGTTTTATTTGACGCCAGGAATCGCAAACTCATAATAAATGGACAGCCAATAGATTTGACCGCTACTGAAACCCGTGTACTGCACATTTTCGCATTGTCGCCTAATGAGACTATTGAACGAAGCAGGCTGCAAAAAGAGATATGGGAAGATGAAGGAGTGATTGTAGGTCGCAGTCTGGATATGTTCATATCAAAACTTCGGAAAAAACTGGAACTGAACCCTGATATTAACATTGTCGTTGTGCGTGGCAAAGGATATAAATTGGAAATCACGGCTTAA
- a CDS encoding VOC family protein: protein MRAINPWINFNGNAEEAFTFYKSVFGGEFTKITRFKDLASAEFQVPEEEADKIMYIGLPLGKNNVLVANDVPGFLGPVSENENRSKIYVNAESQEEADKIFNGLSVGGEVEGPIGDSPWGTYAGMFRDKYGIEWIIEFDPGS, encoded by the coding sequence ATGAGAGCAATTAATCCCTGGATTAACTTCAATGGCAATGCTGAGGAAGCATTCACTTTTTACAAATCAGTTTTTGGCGGCGAGTTTACAAAAATCACCCGGTTTAAAGATTTAGCGAGTGCTGAGTTTCAGGTGCCGGAAGAAGAGGCAGATAAAATAATGTACATCGGCCTGCCACTTGGCAAAAACAATGTGTTAGTAGCCAACGATGTTCCGGGATTTTTGGGGCCGGTAAGCGAAAATGAAAACCGGTCTAAAATATACGTGAATGCTGAAAGCCAGGAAGAAGCAGATAAAATATTTAATGGCTTGTCAGTGGGTGGAGAAGTGGAAGGTCCAATTGGCGACAGCCCATGGGGTACCTATGCTGGAATGTTCAGGGACAAGTATGGTATTGAATGGATTATAGAGTTTGACCCGGGCAGTTAA
- a CDS encoding YceI family protein, translating to MNNKLSITYLILLIAPLFFGCRGAVTAENKSDTLASPVSVGQGYTIDTKESVVIWKGAMLIGANFHTGYVHISSGELLIENSRLVGGTATIDMNTMGEKNDGSDNDLIKHLKSPDFFDVKKFPLSTIAITDAAPAGGAHIKVTGKLTIKGITHPITFPVKIEVKDGIVEADGRLVIDRTKWDVRYNSGKFYDNLADETISDSVEFNIKIIAKK from the coding sequence ATGAACAATAAACTATCCATCACTTATTTAATTTTACTTATCGCTCCTTTGTTCTTTGGTTGCCGTGGGGCAGTAACAGCCGAAAATAAAAGCGATACATTGGCAAGCCCGGTATCTGTAGGGCAAGGATATACTATAGATACAAAGGAAAGTGTTGTAATATGGAAAGGTGCTATGCTCATTGGTGCTAATTTTCATACCGGGTATGTGCATATATCATCAGGGGAATTGCTGATTGAGAACAGTCGACTTGTGGGTGGTACCGCTACGATCGACATGAATACAATGGGAGAAAAAAACGATGGGAGTGACAATGACCTTATTAAACACTTAAAATCGCCCGATTTCTTTGATGTTAAAAAATTCCCTCTTTCTACAATTGCCATCACCGATGCTGCACCAGCAGGTGGTGCACATATAAAAGTCACGGGAAAGCTAACTATTAAGGGTATCACACATCCCATTACTTTTCCAGTCAAAATAGAAGTTAAGGACGGGATTGTCGAAGCGGATGGGAGGCTTGTGATTGATCGAACGAAATGGGATGTCCGTTATAATTCCGGAAAGTTCTATGACAATTTAGCTGATGAAACTATTTCGGATTCTGTTGAATTCAATATAAAGATCATCGCTAAAAAATAA